A genome region from Alkalimarinus coralli includes the following:
- the elyC gene encoding envelope biogenesis factor ElyC has translation MLFQLKKVIGGLMMPLPLSLIIILIGLVLLVGGRQKLGRVGVALGCLVIALSSSMPFAQLITKPLERTYPAYAGQPVSYVVVLGGGHVTDDYLPVSSVLSSASLTRLVEGIRVYRLNSGAKLVLSGYSGSDSVPHAIAMKRVALALGIPEQDIIAEPRPRDTREEAQYMVNIVNESPFALVTSASHMARAVSLFKGQGLDPIASPTYFSVKEAKENDWRYYLPRPDALAMTQMAWHEYLGRAWGWMTKE, from the coding sequence GTGTTATTTCAGCTTAAAAAAGTAATAGGGGGGTTAATGATGCCGTTACCCCTCTCCTTGATTATTATCCTTATTGGGCTGGTGTTGCTGGTTGGCGGCAGGCAGAAACTGGGGCGGGTGGGGGTAGCGCTCGGATGTCTGGTTATTGCGCTAAGCAGCTCAATGCCATTTGCACAACTTATCACCAAACCCCTTGAAAGAACGTACCCTGCCTATGCCGGCCAGCCGGTGTCATATGTTGTGGTATTGGGAGGCGGACATGTGACGGATGACTATCTTCCGGTCTCCAGTGTGCTTAGCAGCGCATCCCTGACCCGGTTGGTAGAAGGCATTCGAGTCTATCGGCTTAACTCAGGTGCGAAGCTTGTACTATCAGGTTATAGCGGCAGTGATTCTGTGCCTCATGCCATTGCCATGAAGAGGGTCGCACTGGCGCTTGGTATTCCAGAGCAGGATATTATTGCTGAGCCCCGACCAAGGGATACCCGAGAAGAGGCCCAGTATATGGTGAATATTGTGAATGAAAGCCCTTTTGCGTTGGTGACGTCTGCTTCTCATATGGCTCGGGCGGTATCCCTGTTTAAAGGACAGGGTCTTGACCCGATAGCATCACCCACCTATTTTTCGGTCAAAGAAGCTAAAGAAAACGATTGGCGTTACTATCTTCCAAGGCCAGACGCGTTAGCTATGACCCAGATGGCGTGGCATGAATACCTGGGTCGGGCTTGGGGGTGGATGACGAAGGAATAA